The Phenylobacterium koreense genome window below encodes:
- a CDS encoding DsbA family protein, translating into MMKISRALLLSAALTLPLAACGKKQEEDFGQKVRAYLLEHPEVIEEAVVKLQQNKQAAAAEGAKTMLAKHRQQLEHDPRDFVANPGGKHTVVEFFDYRCGYCKVSAPEVVKLIRENPDVRFVFKEFPIFGAESNLAAEVALSPAGKPKNLELFERFMGEKALDEAAIDRHLRAVGVDPAAARSGGSTAEVKQHIADTRTLAMALGIEGTPAFIVGDRMIPGADMAALRAAIAEVKTGKLKTPGSPELDKG; encoded by the coding sequence ATGATGAAGATTTCCCGCGCCCTGCTACTCAGCGCCGCGCTCACCCTCCCCCTGGCCGCCTGCGGAAAGAAGCAGGAGGAAGACTTCGGCCAGAAGGTCCGCGCCTATCTCCTCGAGCATCCCGAAGTGATCGAGGAGGCTGTCGTCAAGCTGCAGCAGAACAAGCAGGCGGCCGCCGCCGAAGGCGCCAAGACGATGCTGGCCAAGCACCGCCAGCAACTTGAGCATGACCCACGTGACTTCGTCGCCAATCCGGGCGGCAAGCACACCGTGGTGGAGTTCTTCGACTACCGCTGCGGCTACTGCAAGGTGAGCGCCCCCGAAGTGGTGAAGCTGATCCGCGAGAATCCGGACGTCCGCTTCGTGTTCAAGGAATTCCCGATCTTCGGCGCCGAAAGCAACCTGGCCGCCGAAGTTGCGCTGTCGCCTGCCGGCAAGCCGAAGAACCTGGAGCTCTTCGAACGGTTCATGGGCGAGAAGGCGCTGGATGAGGCCGCCATCGACCGCCACCTGCGCGCCGTCGGAGTCGATCCCGCCGCCGCCCGCTCCGGCGGCTCGACGGCCGAGGTGAAGCAGCACATCGCCGACACCCGGACCCTCGCCATGGCGCTGGGCATTGAGGGAACTCCGGCCTTCATCGTCGGCGACCGCATGATCCCCGGCGCCGACATGGCCGCCCTGCGCGCGGCGATCGCCGAGGTGAAGACCGGCAAGTTGAAGACGCCGGGATCGCCCGAACTAGACAAAGGTTGA
- a CDS encoding FAD-dependent oxidoreductase — protein MHETVLIIGAGIAGLCTALALAPTGRDIVILERDPPPPAGGADQAFDDWARRGVGHLRHSHAFLARLRTIIRSEHPDLHLALLNAGCRELGFDRMLTDLHRKVYRPQAADREFVVLTSRRTTLELVIRRYVERYANVRIDSETFVRKLLTQRDPQGLRVVGVSVADAYGARDIIGDVVIDAGGRTSSGIEQLIEEGAPISEESESAGILYFTRHFRLRPGVGEPPRTRAGGTGDLGFLKFGVFPADNGRFSITLCVPEPEIELRKAIVQPEVFDAICARLPGLAPWVDPEISEGASRVFGMGELHSRWREIGGEEAMAVLGYFPVGDCLVRTNPLYGRGCSFAAITAYILRDVLVSTTDPAERIAAFQAKVTDELRPYYVNMRDQDRSAVRRARHQLTPGFRPSIKSRIVKSFLEDGVNIAVRSDPDLLREALRGFHMLEHPSAWLKRPDNLGKVLRYWATRRELKADAYPPKPGPTRSEMFAALGLSAEADMIRAR, from the coding sequence ATGCACGAGACTGTGCTGATCATCGGGGCCGGGATCGCCGGCCTTTGTACGGCCTTGGCCCTCGCCCCAACCGGGCGGGACATCGTCATACTTGAGCGCGACCCGCCGCCGCCGGCCGGCGGCGCCGACCAGGCCTTCGACGATTGGGCGCGCCGCGGCGTCGGACATCTACGCCACAGCCACGCCTTCCTGGCGAGGCTTCGGACGATCATCAGGTCCGAGCACCCAGACCTCCATCTCGCGCTGTTGAACGCCGGCTGCCGGGAACTCGGCTTCGACCGGATGCTCACGGACCTCCATCGCAAGGTCTACCGGCCGCAGGCAGCGGACAGGGAGTTCGTGGTCCTCACCAGCCGCCGCACCACCCTCGAGCTGGTGATCCGGCGCTATGTGGAACGGTATGCCAATGTCCGGATCGATTCCGAGACCTTCGTCCGCAAACTGCTGACCCAGCGCGATCCTCAGGGCTTGCGGGTGGTCGGCGTCTCGGTGGCCGACGCGTACGGAGCGCGGGACATCATCGGCGACGTGGTGATCGACGCGGGCGGCCGCACTTCCTCCGGCATTGAACAGCTCATCGAGGAAGGCGCTCCCATAAGCGAGGAGAGCGAGAGCGCCGGCATCCTCTACTTCACGCGTCACTTCCGGCTGCGGCCCGGTGTCGGCGAGCCGCCGCGCACCAGGGCCGGCGGCACCGGCGACCTTGGCTTCCTGAAGTTCGGCGTCTTTCCCGCCGACAATGGCCGGTTCTCCATCACCCTCTGCGTCCCCGAGCCGGAGATCGAGCTGCGCAAGGCGATCGTCCAGCCAGAGGTCTTCGACGCCATCTGCGCCCGGCTTCCGGGCCTCGCCCCGTGGGTCGATCCCGAGATCTCCGAGGGCGCCAGTCGGGTCTTCGGGATGGGCGAGCTCCACAGCCGCTGGCGCGAGATCGGAGGGGAGGAGGCCATGGCCGTCCTCGGCTATTTCCCGGTCGGCGACTGCCTGGTCCGAACCAACCCGCTCTATGGCCGCGGATGCTCGTTCGCCGCAATCACCGCCTACATCCTGCGCGATGTCCTCGTCTCGACGACCGACCCGGCCGAGCGCATCGCGGCCTTCCAGGCCAAGGTCACCGACGAACTGAGGCCCTATTACGTGAACATGCGCGACCAGGATCGCTCGGCCGTGCGACGCGCACGCCATCAGCTCACGCCCGGCTTCCGGCCGAGCATCAAGAGCCGCATCGTCAAAAGCTTCCTGGAGGACGGCGTGAACATCGCCGTCCGCTCCGATCCCGACCTGCTGCGCGAGGCGCTTCGCGGCTTCCACATGCTGGAACACCCCTCGGCGTGGCTGAAACGGCCCGACAATCTCGGCAAGGTCCTGCGCTATTGGGCGACGCGCCGGGAGTTAAAGGCGGACGCCTATCCACCCAAGCCTGGACCGACACGCTCGGAAATGTTCGCAGCCTTGGGGCTCTCTGCGGAGGCCGACATGATCCGGGCGCGATAA